Proteins from one Catenuloplanes atrovinosus genomic window:
- a CDS encoding P1 family peptidase gives MATGVGAAGSVTDPRDGDGGSVVVTVEMPAGVRVGHWTGDGTGVTVVLPPPGTTASGEVRGGAPATREFDLLAPERMVDRVDAVVLSGGSAFGLAAGDGVMRALRDRGEGFATAYGPVPIVVGMSIFDASVATTPPDAASGRAALLDALSAPVDVLRTGRVGAGTGATTGRWRGRQDPGGFGVASARDSSGAIVTAFAVVNALGSIITPDGRHLAPSDDPHPLTPPNGSTSSGTSTPNGSTPPAPSGVTGTSTPTPSPLTGNNTPAPTDATGTSAPTPSTLTRNTPAPTDATGTSAPTPSDSTGNGDTAPSGSAGGDAAAQIAAPSNGTTSPTAAPGDGPVWPFGGTARENTTIVVVATDAALTKTECLLLAQSGHDGMARALHPSHTRFDGDAVVALATGTTPATGEHGLDTIRATAIDVVAAAIRNAAV, from the coding sequence ATGGCCACGGGTGTCGGCGCCGCTGGAAGCGTCACCGATCCGCGCGACGGCGACGGCGGGTCGGTGGTGGTGACGGTCGAGATGCCGGCCGGTGTCCGCGTCGGCCACTGGACCGGGGACGGCACCGGTGTCACCGTCGTACTGCCGCCGCCCGGAACGACCGCCTCCGGGGAGGTGCGCGGCGGCGCCCCGGCGACCCGGGAGTTCGACCTGCTCGCACCGGAACGGATGGTGGATCGGGTAGACGCGGTGGTCCTGTCCGGCGGCTCCGCGTTCGGCCTGGCCGCGGGCGACGGCGTGATGCGCGCGCTGCGCGACAGGGGCGAGGGCTTCGCCACCGCCTACGGCCCGGTCCCCATCGTGGTCGGCATGTCGATCTTCGACGCTTCCGTGGCCACGACCCCGCCGGACGCCGCGTCCGGCCGCGCCGCGCTCCTCGACGCGCTGTCCGCTCCCGTCGACGTGCTCCGGACGGGACGCGTCGGTGCCGGAACCGGTGCCACCACCGGCCGCTGGCGCGGCCGTCAGGACCCCGGCGGCTTCGGCGTCGCCTCCGCCCGCGACAGCAGCGGCGCCATCGTCACCGCTTTCGCCGTCGTCAACGCCCTCGGCTCAATCATCACCCCCGACGGCCGTCACCTGGCCCCCTCCGACGATCCCCACCCGCTCACCCCGCCGAACGGCTCGACGAGCAGCGGCACATCGACACCGAACGGCTCCACCCCGCCCGCACCGAGCGGCGTGACCGGCACCAGCACGCCTACACCGAGCCCCCTAACCGGCAACAACACGCCCGCGCCGACCGACGCGACCGGCACCAGCGCACCCACCCCGAGCACCCTGACCCGCAACACGCCCGCACCGACCGACGCGACCGGCACCAGCGCACCCACCCCGAGCGACTCGACCGGCAACGGCGATACCGCACCGAGCGGCTCGGCCGGTGGCGACGCCGCGGCACAGATTGCCGCTCCTTCCAACGGCACGACGTCGCCGACCGCGGCGCCCGGCGACGGACCGGTGTGGCCGTTCGGCGGGACGGCGCGGGAGAACACGACCATCGTCGTGGTCGCGACGGATGCGGCGCTGACCAAGACCGAGTGCCTGCTGCTCGCGCAGAGTGGCCACGACGGCATGGCGCGTGCGCTGCATCCGTCTCACACCCGCTTCGACGGCGATGCCGTGGTGGCGCTCGCCACCGGCACCACGCCGGCCACCGGGGAGCACGGACTCGACACGATCCGCGCGACCGCGATCGACGTCGTCGCCGCCGCGATCCGGAACGCAGCCGTCTAG
- a CDS encoding oxygenase MpaB family protein: MPAEARAPRRGSVVWRYFGDARNMLLGPPLLVLQTAHPVVGAGVLQHSNYREEPWQRLVRTYLSLSTVIYGGQRGAERESARLRRLHETIKGVDDQGRRYHALNPEAYLWVHATLVQGAVDAHRIFGRPLTDAQIAEYYADMRQVGLLLGLREHHLPADWASFRAYYDERVLNRLEDNQAVWDVIDSVRHLKKPLRVIPDVVWRPVGGAAGRLAHLVTVGALPEVMRDRLGLTWSPEQERRLRRLARVVRATMAVVPRPLRIAGGVGAARVTTALADREERKRRTERQQQTEKDDRQPASAHAG, from the coding sequence ATGCCGGCGGAAGCACGAGCCCCGCGGCGCGGATCGGTGGTCTGGCGGTACTTCGGCGACGCGCGGAACATGCTGCTCGGGCCGCCGCTGCTGGTGCTGCAGACGGCGCACCCGGTGGTCGGCGCGGGCGTGTTGCAGCACTCGAACTATCGCGAGGAGCCGTGGCAGCGCCTGGTCCGCACCTACCTGTCGCTCTCCACCGTGATCTACGGCGGGCAGCGCGGCGCCGAGCGGGAGAGCGCGCGCCTGCGGCGGCTGCACGAGACGATCAAGGGCGTCGACGACCAGGGCCGGCGCTATCACGCGCTCAACCCGGAGGCGTACCTGTGGGTGCACGCCACGCTGGTCCAGGGCGCGGTGGACGCGCATCGGATCTTCGGCCGACCCCTCACCGACGCGCAGATCGCGGAGTACTACGCGGACATGCGCCAGGTCGGCCTGCTGCTCGGCCTGCGTGAGCACCACCTGCCCGCGGACTGGGCCAGCTTCCGCGCCTACTACGACGAGCGCGTGCTGAACCGGCTGGAGGACAACCAGGCGGTGTGGGACGTGATCGACAGCGTCCGCCACCTGAAGAAGCCGCTCCGCGTGATCCCGGACGTCGTGTGGCGCCCGGTCGGCGGCGCGGCCGGGCGGCTGGCCCACCTGGTCACGGTCGGCGCGCTGCCCGAGGTGATGCGCGACCGGCTCGGCCTCACCTGGTCCCCGGAGCAGGAGCGGCGGCTGCGCCGTCTCGCCCGGGTGGTCCGCGCGACGATGGCCGTGGTGCCCCGGCCGCTGCGGATCGCGGGTGGGGTCGGCGCGGCGCGTGTGACGACGGCGCTGGCCGACCGCGAAGAACGCAAGCGGCGCACGGAGCGACAGCAGCAGACGGAGAAGGACGACCGCCAGCCGGCAAGCGCACACGCCGGCTGA
- a CDS encoding acetyl-CoA C-acetyltransferase: protein MGGAQRNAEAFIYDAVRTPRGRGKRTGALHGVKPISLVVGLIHELRRRFPGVDPERIDDVVLGIVSPLGDQGSDLAKTAAIAAGLPPVVAGVQVNRFCGSGLEAVNIAAQKVRSGWEDLVLAGGVESMSRVPMGSDGGAWALDPETNLTTDFIPQGISADLIATLDGFSREDVDRFAVRSQHRAAQAWAEGRNARSVVPVRDRNGLLILDRDEHIRPDSTLEGLGALTPSFAQIGEQGGFDAVALQKYHWVERIEHVHHAGNSSGIVDGAALVLVGSEAAGEAASMAPRARIVSAALSGADPTIMLTGPAPASRKALDRAGLTVDDLDLVEINEAFAAVVLHYIDDMKLDPEIVNVNGGAIAMGHPLGATGAMLLGTLIDELERRGGRYGLVTLCIGGGMGIATVVERL from the coding sequence ATGGGTGGCGCGCAGCGAAACGCCGAGGCGTTCATCTACGACGCGGTGCGCACGCCGCGCGGCCGCGGCAAGCGGACCGGCGCGCTGCACGGGGTCAAGCCGATCTCCCTGGTGGTCGGGCTGATCCACGAGCTGCGCCGGCGCTTCCCCGGCGTCGATCCGGAGCGGATCGACGACGTGGTGCTCGGCATCGTCTCCCCACTCGGCGATCAGGGCTCCGACCTGGCCAAGACCGCGGCGATCGCGGCCGGCCTGCCACCGGTCGTGGCCGGCGTGCAGGTCAATCGGTTCTGCGGCTCCGGTCTCGAGGCGGTGAACATCGCGGCGCAGAAGGTCCGCTCCGGCTGGGAGGACCTGGTGCTGGCCGGCGGCGTGGAGTCGATGTCGCGCGTCCCGATGGGGTCGGACGGCGGCGCCTGGGCGCTCGACCCGGAGACGAACCTGACGACCGACTTCATCCCGCAGGGCATCAGCGCCGACCTGATCGCCACACTCGACGGCTTCTCCCGGGAGGATGTGGACCGGTTCGCGGTGCGCTCGCAGCACAGGGCGGCCCAGGCCTGGGCGGAGGGGCGCAACGCGCGCAGCGTGGTGCCGGTGCGCGACCGCAACGGGCTGCTCATCCTCGATCGCGACGAGCACATCCGGCCGGACTCCACGCTCGAGGGCCTGGGCGCGCTGACGCCGTCGTTCGCGCAGATCGGCGAGCAGGGCGGGTTCGACGCGGTGGCCCTGCAGAAATACCACTGGGTCGAGCGGATCGAGCACGTGCATCACGCCGGCAACTCGTCCGGCATCGTGGACGGCGCCGCGCTGGTGCTGGTGGGGTCCGAGGCCGCGGGCGAGGCGGCGAGCATGGCCCCGCGGGCGCGGATCGTCTCGGCGGCGCTGAGCGGCGCAGATCCGACCATCATGCTGACCGGTCCGGCCCCGGCCTCCAGGAAGGCGCTTGATCGCGCCGGCCTCACCGTCGACGACCTCGATCTGGTCGAGATCAACGAGGCGTTCGCGGCCGTGGTCCTGCACTACATCGACGACATGAAGCTCGACCCGGAGATCGTCAACGTCAACGGCGGGGCGATCGCCATGGGACACCCGCTCGGCGCGACCGGCGCGATGCTGCTCGGCACGCTCATCGACGAGCTGGAGCGGCGCGGCGGCCGATACGGCCTGGTGACGCTCTGCATCGGCGGCGGCATGGGCATCGCCACGGTCGTCGAGCGGCTCTGA
- a CDS encoding acyl-CoA dehydrogenase family protein, producing the protein MTREIFTEEQRVVDRCLPLHGGYGYMREYPIARAFLDSRVHTDYGGTTEIMKEVIGRSLGL; encoded by the coding sequence GTGACCCGGGAGATCTTCACCGAGGAGCAGCGCGTCGTCGACCGCTGCCTCCCATTGCACGGCGGTTACGGATACATGCGCGAATACCCGATCGCCCGGGCGTTCCTCGATTCGCGCGTTCACACCGACTACGGCGGTACGACCGAGATCATGAAGGAGGTCATCGGCCGTTCGCTCGGATTGTGA
- a CDS encoding TetR/AcrR family transcriptional regulator gives MRSAETIEPPRRRPKNRKDQIALVAAELFCAHGYHGVGIDQIAAAVGISGPAVYRHFQGKYAILVYATRRLIERALEAVDADDADPAARLDALLAALARVAVEGRRVGGLYQWEWRYLEPVHVAEFAERLDELMGRFVVPLLAVREDLDKRAASALVRAMFSVFGSLSTHRAAIARGRAEQILHRVGLAVLHGEAPVPRPLTRKPRPDQDLSGVRPGARRELILAEAIRLFHRHGYHAVGMNDIALGVGINASSLYRVFPGKADILAAAFYRASERVAEATAVALDGAADARDALRRMAESYVELTFERSDLVSVYLAENSNLPGGDRHELRKVQRLHVEEWVRLLTGVRPDLPVPEARVLVHAALNLVTDLSRWVRFDRRTGMDAHLVRLAMLIMAA, from the coding sequence GTGCGCAGCGCAGAGACGATCGAACCGCCACGGCGGCGGCCGAAGAACCGCAAGGACCAGATCGCCCTGGTCGCGGCCGAGCTGTTCTGCGCGCACGGTTACCACGGCGTCGGCATCGACCAGATCGCGGCCGCGGTCGGCATCAGCGGTCCCGCGGTCTACCGGCACTTCCAGGGCAAATACGCGATCCTGGTGTACGCGACGCGCCGGCTGATCGAGCGCGCGCTGGAGGCGGTGGACGCGGACGACGCCGATCCGGCCGCCCGGCTGGACGCGCTGCTCGCGGCGTTGGCCAGGGTCGCGGTCGAGGGGCGCCGGGTCGGCGGCCTCTACCAGTGGGAGTGGCGCTATCTGGAGCCGGTGCACGTCGCCGAGTTCGCGGAGCGGCTGGACGAACTGATGGGCCGCTTCGTCGTACCGTTGCTGGCGGTTAGAGAAGATCTTGACAAGCGTGCCGCGTCGGCGCTGGTCCGGGCGATGTTCAGCGTCTTCGGCAGCCTCTCGACGCATCGTGCCGCGATCGCGCGCGGCCGGGCCGAGCAGATCCTGCACCGCGTCGGCCTCGCCGTGCTGCACGGCGAGGCGCCGGTGCCCCGGCCGCTGACCAGGAAGCCCAGACCAGATCAAGATCTTTCGGGGGTACGGCCGGGAGCGCGCCGGGAGCTGATCCTCGCGGAGGCCATCCGGCTGTTCCACCGGCACGGCTACCACGCGGTCGGGATGAACGACATCGCGCTCGGCGTGGGCATCAACGCATCAAGCCTCTACCGGGTTTTCCCCGGCAAGGCGGACATCCTGGCCGCCGCGTTCTACCGCGCGTCGGAGCGCGTGGCGGAGGCGACCGCGGTCGCGCTGGACGGCGCCGCCGACGCGCGCGACGCGCTGCGCCGGATGGCCGAGTCCTACGTGGAGCTGACGTTCGAGCGCAGCGACCTGGTCTCGGTCTACCTGGCGGAGAACAGCAACCTGCCCGGCGGCGACCGCCATGAGCTGCGCAAGGTGCAGCGGCTGCACGTGGAGGAGTGGGTGCGGCTGCTGACCGGGGTCCGGCCGGACCTGCCGGTGCCGGAGGCGCGGGTGCTGGTGCACGCCGCGCTCAACCTGGTGACCGATCTGAGCCGATGGGTCCGGTTCGACCGGCGGACTGGGATGGACGCGCATCTGGTCCGGCTCGCGATGTTGATTATGGCCGCGTGA
- a CDS encoding 3-hydroxyacyl-CoA dehydrogenase NAD-binding domain-containing protein, with product MTSTIRWDREDDGIVVLTLDDPARAANTMTAAYVRSMAETVTRLEAERDSITGVVFVSAKKSFFAGGDLDQLRTPGPDQAAASFAGAAAVKAQFRRLETLGRPVVAALNGSALGGGLELALACHHRIAVDDPRLEVGFPEVTLGLLPGAGGVVRTVRLLGLVTALTQVLLRGQRHRAAAARDLGLISALVPSADDLLPAAREWIRANPGAAQPWDVKGYKIPGGTPSTPSLAAMLPAFPATLRKELKNAPYPAPRNILAAAVEGAQVDVDTAFVIENRYFVELVTGQIAKNMIQAFFFDLNAANARDIGDVPPFTRVGVIGAGMMGAAIAYVCAKAGLDVVLKDVSVEAAARGLGYSQRLVAKAVAKGRLTESAGTELLSRISPANDPAALSGVDVVIEAVFEDPALKHKVFAEIEELVAPDALLCSNTSTLPITMLAEGVRRQADFVGLHFFSPVDKMPLVEVIRGERTSDATVRRALAVVRRLRKTPIVVNDSRGFFTSRVIGTFTNEGVAMLAEGVPAPSIEQASSQAGYPAPVLQLMDELTLTLPQRIRKETAAAVVAAGGTWTPHPADAVIDRLIEAGRTGRSGGAGFYEYENGTRTRLWPGLASMANPAVTIPFDDLKERLLFIEAIESVKCLDEGVLTDVSDANIGSILGIGYPGWTGGVLQYINQYAGGLPGFIARSRQLADRYGERFTPPRLLLEKADRGERFE from the coding sequence ATGACGTCGACGATCCGCTGGGACCGCGAGGACGACGGCATCGTCGTGCTGACGCTGGACGATCCCGCGCGCGCCGCCAACACCATGACCGCGGCGTATGTGCGGAGCATGGCGGAGACCGTCACCCGGCTGGAGGCGGAGCGCGACTCCATCACCGGCGTGGTGTTCGTGTCCGCGAAGAAGTCGTTCTTCGCCGGCGGCGACCTCGACCAGCTCCGCACGCCCGGGCCGGACCAGGCAGCGGCCTCCTTCGCCGGCGCCGCGGCGGTGAAGGCGCAGTTCCGCCGGCTGGAGACGCTGGGCCGTCCGGTGGTCGCCGCGCTCAACGGCTCCGCGCTCGGCGGCGGACTGGAGCTGGCGCTCGCCTGCCACCACCGGATCGCGGTCGACGACCCGCGGCTGGAGGTCGGCTTCCCCGAGGTGACGCTCGGCCTGCTGCCCGGCGCCGGCGGCGTGGTGCGCACCGTGCGCCTGCTGGGCCTGGTCACCGCGCTCACCCAGGTGCTGCTGCGCGGCCAGCGGCACCGCGCGGCCGCCGCCCGCGACCTGGGGCTGATCTCCGCGCTCGTGCCGTCCGCCGACGACCTGCTGCCCGCGGCCCGCGAGTGGATCCGCGCCAACCCGGGCGCGGCCCAGCCGTGGGACGTCAAGGGCTACAAGATCCCCGGGGGTACGCCGTCGACCCCGTCGCTGGCCGCGATGCTCCCCGCGTTCCCGGCCACGCTGCGCAAGGAGCTGAAGAACGCGCCGTACCCGGCACCCCGCAACATCCTCGCGGCCGCGGTCGAGGGAGCCCAGGTCGACGTCGACACCGCGTTCGTGATCGAGAACCGTTACTTCGTGGAGCTGGTCACCGGCCAGATCGCGAAGAACATGATCCAGGCGTTCTTCTTCGACCTGAACGCGGCGAACGCGCGCGACATCGGCGACGTCCCGCCGTTCACCCGGGTCGGCGTGATCGGCGCCGGCATGATGGGCGCCGCCATCGCGTACGTGTGCGCCAAGGCCGGGCTCGACGTGGTGCTCAAGGACGTCTCCGTCGAGGCCGCCGCGCGCGGACTCGGCTACTCCCAGCGGCTGGTGGCGAAGGCGGTCGCCAAGGGCCGGCTCACCGAGTCCGCCGGCACCGAGCTGCTGTCCCGCATCTCGCCCGCGAACGACCCGGCCGCCCTGTCCGGAGTGGACGTGGTGATCGAGGCCGTGTTCGAGGACCCGGCGCTCAAGCACAAGGTCTTCGCCGAGATCGAGGAACTGGTCGCGCCGGACGCGCTGCTCTGCTCCAACACGTCGACGCTGCCGATCACGATGCTGGCCGAGGGCGTGCGCCGCCAGGCCGACTTCGTCGGGTTGCACTTCTTCTCCCCCGTCGACAAGATGCCGCTGGTCGAGGTGATCCGCGGCGAGCGCACCAGCGACGCCACCGTGCGGCGCGCACTCGCGGTGGTCCGCCGGCTGCGCAAGACACCGATCGTGGTCAACGACAGCCGTGGCTTCTTCACCAGCCGCGTGATCGGCACGTTCACCAACGAGGGCGTCGCCATGCTCGCCGAGGGCGTGCCCGCGCCGTCCATCGAGCAGGCCAGCAGCCAGGCCGGCTACCCCGCGCCGGTGCTGCAGCTGATGGACGAGCTGACGCTCACGCTGCCGCAGCGGATCCGCAAGGAGACCGCCGCCGCCGTGGTCGCCGCCGGCGGCACCTGGACCCCGCACCCCGCCGACGCGGTCATCGACCGTCTCATCGAGGCCGGCCGCACCGGCCGCTCCGGCGGCGCGGGCTTCTACGAGTACGAGAACGGCACGCGCACCCGCCTCTGGCCCGGCCTGGCGTCCATGGCGAACCCCGCCGTCACGATCCCGTTCGACGACCTGAAGGAACGCCTCCTCTTCATCGAGGCGATCGAGTCGGTGAAGTGCCTGGACGAGGGGGTTCTCACCGACGTCTCCGACGCCAACATCGGCTCCATCCTCGGCATCGGCTACCCCGGCTGGACCGGCGGCGTCCTCCAGTACATCAACCAGTACGCGGGCGGCCTCCCCGGCTTCATCGCCCGGTCGCGGCAACTGGCCGACCGCTACGGCGAGCGCTTCACTCCCCCACGCCTCCTCCTCGAGAAGGCCGATCGAGGGGAGCGCTTCGAGTAA
- a CDS encoding oxygenase MpaB family protein: MRDRHRWLRRIERLDPVRDHAEIYRISAGLEFPWDYTRALEFALFRTYCVPSISALLAATGEFRARPQQRYDDTALLMAEIAAHGYDSPRGRSALRVVNRAHAHYAISNDDMLYVLSTFIYDPIAWVDRYGWRPLHAHERLAAFHYYREVGARMGIRDIPDSFAHFEDFKQRYEQSRFAFAPSNREVGDYTVALFAAWFPRFLRPAARAGVRSMLTPAILHAFGMRPAPPGVGAVLRAGLRARAIALRWLFPPRTRSALAVMPRNRSYPGYPSGYHPEMLGAPPPGPDIPAHCLRNPGHRRAEHTAPPSRVPPPDLASHPAPDLPSQHPAPNPATHPPSHPAADPATNPPSHPATNPPSHPAPDPATHTPSHPTPDPATNPPSHPTADPATHTPSHPTPDPATNPPSHPAPDPATNPPSHPAPDPATHTPSHPTADAAPDPPSHPTPDPATNSPSQHPAPDPATHTPSHPAADPATNPPSHPAAGPAQDLGSIPASHPAADPASSADRASDEGFHRPEVRDASPSRRHGA, from the coding sequence ATGCGCGACCGTCACCGCTGGCTGAGGCGGATCGAGCGGCTCGATCCGGTCCGGGACCACGCGGAGATCTACCGCATCTCCGCCGGTCTGGAATTCCCCTGGGACTACACGCGGGCGCTGGAGTTCGCGCTGTTCCGCACGTACTGCGTACCGTCCATCTCCGCACTCCTGGCCGCCACCGGCGAATTCCGTGCCCGCCCGCAGCAACGCTACGACGACACCGCCCTGCTGATGGCCGAGATCGCCGCCCACGGCTACGATTCCCCGCGCGGCCGCTCCGCGCTCCGGGTCGTCAATCGCGCCCACGCCCATTACGCCATCTCCAACGACGACATGCTCTACGTACTGTCGACGTTCATCTACGACCCGATAGCGTGGGTGGACCGGTACGGCTGGCGGCCGTTGCACGCGCACGAGAGGCTGGCCGCTTTTCATTACTACCGCGAGGTCGGCGCCCGGATGGGCATCCGTGACATCCCCGATTCGTTCGCGCACTTCGAGGACTTCAAGCAGCGGTACGAGCAGAGCCGTTTCGCCTTCGCACCCAGCAATCGCGAGGTCGGCGACTACACGGTCGCGCTGTTCGCCGCGTGGTTCCCGCGATTCCTCCGCCCCGCCGCCCGCGCCGGCGTCCGCAGCATGCTCACCCCCGCGATACTCCACGCCTTCGGGATGCGCCCCGCGCCGCCCGGGGTGGGCGCCGTGCTGCGGGCGGGGCTGCGGGCGCGGGCGATCGCGCTGCGGTGGCTCTTCCCGCCACGGACACGGTCGGCGCTGGCGGTGATGCCGCGGAACCGGTCGTACCCGGGCTATCCGTCGGGATACCACCCGGAAATGCTGGGCGCACCGCCACCGGGTCCCGACATCCCGGCCCACTGCCTTCGGAATCCCGGCCACCGGCGTGCCGAGCACACGGCCCCGCCCAGCCGTGTACCACCGCCGGATCTCGCATCGCATCCGGCGCCGGATCTGCCGTCGCAGCATCCCGCACCGAACCCGGCGACGCACCCGCCATCGCATCCAGCGGCGGACCCGGCGACCAACCCGCCGTCGCATCCGGCGACGAACCCGCCGTCGCATCCCGCGCCGGACCCGGCGACGCATACGCCATCGCATCCCACGCCGGACCCGGCGACGAACCCGCCGTCGCATCCCACGGCGGACCCGGCGACGCATACGCCATCGCATCCCACGCCGGACCCGGCGACCAACCCGCCGTCGCATCCCGCGCCGGACCCGGCGACCAACCCGCCGTCGCATCCCGCGCCGGACCCGGCGACGCATACGCCATCGCATCCCACGGCGGACGCAGCGCCGGATCCGCCATCGCATCCCACGCCGGACCCGGCGACCAACTCGCCGTCGCAGCATCCCGCACCGGACCCGGCGACGCATACGCCATCGCATCCAGCGGCGGACCCGGCGACCAACCCGCCGTCGCATCCCGCGGCGGGCCCGGCGCAGGACCTCGGGTCGATTCCGGCGTCGCATCCTGCGGCGGATCCGGCGTCGTCCGCGGATCGCGCTTCCGATGAGGGCTTCCACCGCCCGGAGGTGCGTGATGCCTCACCATCCCGCCGCCACGGCGCCTAG
- a CDS encoding AMP-dependent synthetase/ligase yields MPSTVPPATDRAARCAQTARGLTVPRLLHRNATEFADLPALTALGAQETLTWSALRDRVAHAARGLEALGLAAGDRMLINMSSRPEHWIIDLAAVHLGAIPSTIYATLSPDQIDYLARHSGAEIVVLEGDAELARWAPILAEVPTIRHVVTVAGPSSADGRVVTLADLESAGAAAHRADPEAFGERAREVSPEAPLTMLYTSGTTGDPKGVLLTHHNVMYQCVLIEDTITTPDHPASLAYLPLAHIAERILGIYYPLYRAGHVHVCPDQKQLVAGLAAVRPISFFGVPRVWEKIAAGVQAQISAADRRVRAAFEAAGEAARESHRLRAAGAPVPPELAARVAALDESVLRPLRARLGLDNLIWAGSGAAPIPVSTLVYLAGIGIDVFEVWGMTETTGTCTINTPQAFRVGSVGRVNPGMELRIADDGEILVRGPLVCAGYLAAGGGVESVTDADGWLPTGDVGVLDDDGFLTITDRKKELIISSGGKNMSPARIESLLRVHPLIGQAVAIGDRRPYVTALIVLDEEIAPMWARSKGLPDTSIAGLAAEPRMHAEIAAAVDAANAKLSRPEQVKAFRIMPSTWTPETGELTPTLKLRRRVVTDRHATAIDALYDTPSGV; encoded by the coding sequence ATGCCGTCCACCGTTCCCCCTGCCACTGACCGCGCCGCGCGCTGCGCCCAGACCGCGCGCGGCCTGACCGTCCCACGGCTGCTGCACCGCAACGCCACCGAGTTCGCCGACCTGCCCGCGCTGACCGCCCTCGGCGCGCAGGAGACGCTCACCTGGTCGGCGCTGCGCGACCGGGTCGCCCACGCCGCGCGGGGCCTCGAGGCGCTCGGCCTCGCCGCCGGCGACCGCATGCTGATCAACATGTCGAGCCGGCCCGAGCACTGGATCATCGACCTTGCCGCCGTCCATCTCGGTGCGATTCCCTCCACGATCTATGCCACGCTCAGCCCTGATCAGATCGACTACCTCGCCCGGCACAGCGGCGCCGAGATCGTGGTGCTGGAGGGCGACGCGGAGCTGGCCCGCTGGGCGCCGATCCTGGCCGAGGTGCCGACGATCCGGCACGTGGTGACCGTGGCCGGCCCGTCCTCCGCCGACGGCCGCGTCGTCACGCTCGCCGACCTGGAGTCCGCCGGCGCGGCCGCGCACCGGGCCGACCCGGAGGCGTTCGGCGAGCGCGCGCGTGAGGTGTCGCCCGAGGCGCCGCTCACCATGCTCTACACGTCCGGCACCACCGGCGACCCCAAGGGCGTCCTGCTCACCCACCACAACGTGATGTACCAGTGCGTGCTGATCGAGGACACGATCACCACGCCGGACCACCCGGCGTCGCTGGCCTACCTGCCGCTCGCGCACATCGCGGAGCGCATCCTCGGCATCTACTACCCGCTCTACCGCGCCGGGCACGTGCATGTCTGTCCCGACCAGAAACAGCTGGTCGCCGGGCTGGCCGCGGTCCGGCCGATCTCGTTCTTCGGCGTGCCCCGCGTCTGGGAGAAGATCGCGGCCGGCGTGCAGGCGCAGATCTCCGCCGCCGACCGCCGGGTGCGCGCCGCGTTCGAGGCGGCCGGTGAGGCCGCCCGGGAGAGCCATCGGCTGCGCGCGGCCGGTGCGCCGGTCCCGCCGGAGCTCGCGGCCCGGGTCGCCGCGCTCGACGAGTCCGTGCTGCGCCCGCTCCGGGCCCGGCTCGGGCTCGACAACCTGATCTGGGCGGGCAGCGGTGCCGCGCCGATCCCGGTGTCCACACTGGTCTACCTGGCGGGCATCGGCATCGACGTGTTCGAGGTCTGGGGCATGACCGAGACCACCGGCACCTGCACCATCAACACGCCGCAGGCGTTCCGGGTCGGCAGCGTGGGCCGGGTCAACCCGGGCATGGAGCTGCGCATCGCGGACGACGGCGAGATCCTGGTCCGCGGGCCGCTGGTCTGTGCCGGCTATCTGGCGGCGGGCGGCGGAGTCGAGTCGGTCACCGACGCGGACGGCTGGCTGCCCACCGGCGACGTCGGCGTGCTCGACGACGACGGCTTCCTGACCATCACGGACCGCAAGAAGGAGCTGATCATCAGCTCCGGCGGGAAGAACATGTCGCCCGCGCGGATCGAGTCGCTGCTGCGCGTGCACCCGCTGATCGGGCAGGCGGTGGCGATCGGCGACCGCCGGCCGTACGTGACCGCGTTGATCGTGCTGGACGAGGAGATCGCCCCGATGTGGGCCCGATCGAAAGGGCTCCCCGACACATCGATCGCCGGGCTCGCCGCCGAGCCGCGGATGCACGCGGAGATCGCGGCCGCGGTCGACGCGGCGAACGCGAAGCTCTCCCGGCCGGAGCAGGTCAAAGCGTTCCGCATCATGCCGTCGACCTGGACGCCGGAGACCGGCGAGCTCACCCCGACGCTCAAGCTCCGCCGACGGGTCGTCACCGACCGCCACGCCACCGCGATCGACGCGCTCTATGACACGCCGTCCGGCGTCTGA